GAGGGACACATCGGCCGTGCCCTCCGGCGTCGCTTCCGCCCCGGCTTCATGCTCTGGTGCTGCTTCCACTTCCGCCGTTTCAGATGTGGATTCAGATGCGGAGGTTTCGTCTGTATCAGGCGGCGGCAGGAGTTGTCTGGCCTGCTCAATCAGCGCCACAGCTTCATCGAAGCTGATGTCCAGGATACTGGCCACATCGTTGAGATTGGCATCGGCCAACTCTTCGAGGGTGGCAATCCCGGCTTTCTGCAAATACTGGGCATAGGCCGGATTGAGGGTCGTCAAATCGGTCAGCGGAACGTCCGGCCGTGAGAGCAGGGACTGGAACTGGCTGGCCACTTCGCGTTTCATTTCCGCATCGCTGCGGATGTCAATGTTCCACCCCACCAGTTTCGAGGCCAGCCGGACGTTCTGCCCCCGTTTGCCGATGGCCAGACTGAGCTGTGATTCCTCAACAATGACTTCGAGGCGCTGGTTGGTGAAATCGGTAATCTGGACGCGGCTCACCTTGGCCGGGGACAGCGCATTGGCGGCAAACACCACCGGGTCTTCCGACCACGGAATGATGTCAATCTTTTCGCCGCGCAGTTCCCGGATGACAGCCTGCACGCGCGAACCCTTCATCCCGACACAGGCACCCACCGGGTCCACGTCCGGGTCATTCGAGGCCACGCCTACCTTCGCCCGCTCGCCGGGTTCCCGCGCCGCCGCCTTGATGGTCACGGTTCCATCGTAGATTTCAGGGACTTCCATCTCGAACAGCCGCTTGAGCAGTTCGGGACTGGTGCGCGAAACGTGAACCTGCGGCCCCTTGGCATCTTTCGTCACCTGGGTGATGACGACGCGCACCCGGTCGTTCTGGCTGAAGTTTTCCGCCGGCGACTGTTCGGAGCGGGGAAGCAGGGCTTCCGTGCGCCCGATGTCGAGAATGATATTGCCCCGCTCAAAGCGTTTGACGACGCCGTGGACAATCTCCCCCACGCGCCCGATGTATTCGTTGTAGATGTTTTCGCGTTCGGCTTCCCGAACCTTCTGGACGATGATTTGTTTGGCCGTCTGCGCGGCGATGCGGCCGAGTTCCTCGAAGCGGTCCTGCCGTGGTTCGTAGAGCACGTCGCCAATTTCAGCCGTTTCGTCCGCCTGGAGGGCTTCCTCCAGCGAGACTTCCGTTTCCGGGGAGACGACGACATCGGTCACGCGCTTGGCCGCATAAAGTTCCATGCGGTGGCTTTCCTCGCTGTAAATGGCCACGAGGTTTTCATTCGACTTGAAGTGCCGCCGGGCCGCGGCCGTCACCGCATCCTGAAGGGCCTCGATGATGGTGCGCGGGTCAATGTTTTTGTCCCGGCTGATAGCCTGAATCTGCTCTGACAGTATGGACATAGCTTGCTTGCCTCCGTCTGGACACCGCTACGGTCTGGTATCCGCCGCTTCCCTTCCGCGTTCCCGTTCACGCGCCGCGCGTTTTTCTTCCGCCACGCGAAAGAGGTCTTCTGCCGTGACTTCGAGTTGGGCCTGCGCAATGTCGGAAAGCGCAATGGGTGTTTCCGCGCCCGTCTCATCGCACAGGACAATGACCGGTCCCTCTCCGGTCCGGACGGCACCAATCCGCCCGCGAAACAGCCGCCTGCCGTTGCGCGCCACCGTCGTCCGCAGCCGCACGCGATGACCGGTAAACCGTTGGTAGTCGGCCAACCGGTACAACTCCCGTTCAACACCGGGTGAGGAAACTTCCAGCGTGTAGGCCGTAGGCACCGCATCCAGGGCATCGAGATGTTCGCCGATCCGCCGACTGAGCGCCGCGCACTGGTCGAGTGTAACGCCGTTGGGGTGGTCCACCACGACGCGCAGCAGACGCCGCCGGCCGGCTCCTTTCATCTCACAAACGACAAACTCGAATCCATCCTGCGTCACGAGGCGTTCGATGGTTTCGGCAATGTCCAAGCTCTGGTTCCTCGGTGCTGAAGTCGTGAGGGCGACCGAATCCAACCGCCCCCTCACCGTCCTGTGCCGTCGGGCGTCTGGCAGGCGTTCACCGTCATGCTCCGCCTGTCTGCGCACCCAAAATAAGTCGTTCAGTATAAACAACTGCAATAAAAGGGCAAGGGCCGGTGCCCCGAATGCGGAAGGGAACGCCGTCCGGTTTCAGTCGCCCGGCGCGGGAGCGGTGAGGTGGTTACGCAGCCGGCGCGTCCGGGCTTCGTCCCCGATGATGACAAACCGCAGGTTGCCCATGTACTTCCGGGCCGCCGCCCGCACCTGCTCCGGCGTGACGGCCTGCAGCCGCTCCAGCGAGGTGAAGTTCTGGCGCCATCCGCCGCCCACCAGCTCGTACAGCGCCAGGGCCGCCACCTGCCCGCTGTTGGTTTCTTCAGCCAGATAGGTTGTGGTGAGAAATTGCGCCACCGTGGCGCGCAGTTCGGCCGGCTCAACGGGTTCGGTCTTGAGCCGTTCGATTTCCTTCAGCATCACTTCCACTGCCTGCGGGGCGGACACCGAAGAGACATAGATGCCGCCCAGGTTGGCCCCCTGGGCCGTCAGAAAGGCCGTCGGCGCATAGGAGAGGTTCCGCTTGACGCGCACTTCTTCAAAAATCCGGTCCCGCAGGACGGCTGCCGCCAGGCGCAGCGCCGGAAAGTCCGGTGCGGTGAGGGGCGGCGCCACATAGACGCCCTGCACATAGTCGGTCGGCAGGGAACGGTTGACAATCGTCACATCCGCTTCCGTCCAGGACAGGGGCGGCAGCGGCTTCGGAGGCGTTCCGGCCGGCAGCCCGGCAAACAGCCGGGTGGCCTCGGTGGCAAGGCGCTCAGGCGCAACATCGCCCACGACGACGAGCAGCATCCGTTTCGTCGTCAGAAGCCGGGCATAATGAGCGCGCACATCCGCCACACCCAGCCGCGCCAGAGCTTCCGGCGTGCCGGTCGGCGTCGCCGCGTAGGGGTGCTGGCGGTACACGGCTGTGGCCTGGGTTTTCTGCAACAGGGCATCGGGATCGTCTTCATCATCGAGCAGGGAAGCCAGCAGCCGCTCGCGCATCAGCGTGACATCCTCCGCCTCGAAACGCGGGTGGCGGACGACATCGGCAAAGAGTTTCCAGCTCTGCTCAAAGGTCTGGCGGGTGGTGGCCAGAGTGAGGGCCGAGTAATCGTACGTCACGAGGTAGCTCAGACTACAGCCCAGGCGGGCTGTCTCCCGGCGCAGAAGGGTGCGGGGAAAACGGCGGCTCGCCTCGGTGGCCGCCGCCAGCGTCAGTGCCTCGATACCGGCCTGCGCCGGCGCGACGTTGCCGGCTCCGCCGGCAAAGAACAGTCCGACCGCCACGGTCTGGCTGCCCGGACGCCGTTTGACGAGGGTTTTGACACCGGCAACGGTCTGCTCCGTGACGAAATCCTGCGGCCGGAGGCGGGGCGCGGTGTCCTGCGGCCGGGCCTGCACTGTCCAGTTGCCGGCCAATCCGCCGGCAACGACAAACGCCAGCGCCAGCACCAGTTGCCACCTGACCCGAGGCTTGTCATAAAGCCCGGTGTCGGGGTGTGTCCCGGATGTCATGTGGCGTGGCTGTGGCGTGGCGTTGTGCCACGGCTTCATCCAGCCCGATAGAATGTTCATGCCTACCTCTCGAAATCGGCTTCCCGTCAACACGGGACGGTACGGACAAAGCTACAACCCAACCGCCAGTGCCGCCAACCGTGATACCTGTACCTTTTGACCGCCCGGTGCTGTTCCGTCTGCGCTCAATCGGCGACACGGTGCTGATGACGCCGGTATTGAGTGCCCTGAAGGCGTGGCGGCCGGACCTGCCCATTGCCGTGGTGACGGAACCGCTTTCGGCGCCGCTGCTCGAACCGCATCCACTGGTGGATGAACTGCTTGTGATACCGCGCGCCCGGCGCGGCATCGCCGGCCTGGAGATGCGCCTTGGGGTCATTCGGCGGCTGCGGGCTGGGAACTTCGACATGGGTTTCAACCTGCACGGCGGCACAACCGCCGCCTGGCTGATGCGGCTGGCCGGTATCCCCCGGCGGGTTGGCTACGCGCTGCCCAACACGCGCTGGCTGCTGACGCACGTGGCGCCGGCCCCAACCGAAATCTGGCAGAAGTCCACGATTCACTGCGTCGAGCAGCAGCTCGGCCTGCTGAAGCTCGTCGGTGTGCCCGTGCCGTCGCCGCTTCCGCGGACGAAGCTCTACTGCGCGCCCCAGGCCCGCGCGGCCGTTACGGCCAGGCTGCGCCGGGCCGGTGTTTCCGGCCCCTACGCGGTCGTTCACCCGGCGGCGGCTTTCCAGAGCAAGCAGTGGGCGGCAACGCATTTCGCCGACATTGTGAACTATCTGGCACAGCGCGGGTTGCAGCCGGTCATTGTGGTTGGGCCGGGAGAGGAGCCGGTGGCCGAAGCCGTCCGCCGTGCCCTGCCGGCGGCTCACCGGGCGCTGTTTTTCACGGACCTGCCGCTTTCCGAAACCATGGCGCTCATTGCCGGCTGTGCCTTTTTCGTGGGCAACGACAGCGGCCCGGCCCACATTGCCGCCGCCTTTGAGCGCCCGCTCGTGGTCATTTTCGGTTCGTCGAATGAAACCGTCTGGTCGCCGTGGACGAACGTCCCGCACCGGGTGGTGCGCCACCGGTTGCCATGTGTCCCGTGCGCCGGGCCGGTCTGTCATGCCTTCCCGGAACCGGAATGTATCCGCCGGGTGACGGTGGCCGAGGTGACGTCCGCCATTGACGCTGTCTTTCCGGCTTAGTCTGCGCTTTGGCCGTTCTGCCGGACTGCCCTTGTCCTGCTCAGACGGGAATCAGGCTGACGACTGACCTCGCCGCGGAGAGGAACCCTTCATTCCCCATTCCTGTGGCGCACGTGCACGTGCAGCCCCGCATCAGGCCGTGCTACAACAGTCTGTCTCACCGTTTTCCAGGGTTGTTGGTTTCTATTGCTGCCGTTTTGGAAATGCTGCATGTGTTCTGTCGCCAGGTGGCATGGTTAGCGCTGGTGGCGCTTCTCGGCGCGTATCTGTCAGGACCGCTGTCCGCGCCGGGGCAGGTGACGCGCCCCCGGCGGGTTGGTATCCCGGCCGGGTCTGCTGCCAGCATTGCCGAGCCGGAAATCCGCATTGCGCTGACCACGAACGCCGACTTCGCCACCGTAACCTGTGAAGGGCCCATGGCCTGTTCTACCGGGGAGCAGACCGATGACGTACTGCCCATCACGGCCGGAAAGGCCACGGTGCAGCTTGAAGTCGGGACCCGCCCCGCGCCGGGCAGCGGGTCGGAGCGTTACCGCGTTGAAGTCGCGTCGTTCCGGTCCCGTGAAGCGGCCGCGGCAGCGGTTGTCCGGTTGCGCGAGCAGGTCGCCGGGCCGGTAACGACGCGCTATGACGCGCGTGAGCAGGCGTATGTCGTCGTTGTCGGGGATTGTGCCGCGCCGGAAGACGCCGAGGCGCTCATGGTGAGTGTGGTCAACGCCGGGTTTCGCCGTCCGGTCATCACCCGCGACGCAGCTCCGGGAGCTTCTCTTCCGCGCCTGGGCGTGACGGCCGAAGGCGGAAGCTCCCTGCTGCGCGGCGCACAACGCTGCACCTTCACGGCTCTGGAGGAAGAACGCGCGCCGCTCAAGGTTTCGGGCCAGTCCTACCGGGGACGCATCGAGGTTTTCCTCAACCGGCGCGGACGCCTGACCGTCGTCAACGTCGTGCCGCTGGAAGCCTACCTGCGCGGCGTCGTTCCCAATGAACTGTCGCCGACGGTGTTTTCCAACCTCGAAGCCCTCAAGGCCCAGGCGATTGCCGCCCGCACTTATGCCCTGAAAAATCGCGGCAAGTATGCCGCCGAAGGCTATGACCTGCTGCCGACGGCGGCTTCGCAGGTCTATCGCGGGCAGGGTTCGGAGCATCCGCTGTCGGACCGCGCGGTGCTGGAAACACGCGGCATCGTGGCCACCTACCACGGCGAACCGATAGATGCCCTCTACACTTCCACTTCCGGCGGGCGTACGGAAAGCTCCGAGTACGTCTTTGGCGCACCGCAGCCGTACCTGAAAAGCGTCTTGGTTGCTCCTCTTCCCCAGGTGCGGGCCGGGCGGTGGATCGTTTCCAGCCAGAGTGTCGAGCACTGGCAGGACCCGGAGGTGCGGCTGCTGGCACGGGATTGGGCCCTGCTGCGCGTTCTCGGTTTCACCCTGCCGGAACGGCCCGGCGCGGCATACTTCACCACTCCGGCAACTGCCCGTGAAGTCACCCTCTGGCTCAACCGGGCGGCGCGGCTGGCGACGGCCGGGCCGGGTGAGCGTCCCACGGGGACGGTGCTGCGGCTGGAGGGCTTTGTGCCGGCGTTGCTGGCGGCGCTCTATGGCGCGGAGTCGCCCGCCCGTCTGGTCACGCCGGAAGATGCCCGCTACTGGCTGGGCACGGAAGCCGAACGTTTCCCGCCAGAGGTACGGCCGGCGTTGGCCTACCTGGTACGTGAAGACATCCTGCGCCCGACGGCGCTGCTGAATGCCGGGCGGCCGCTGACCCGTGGCGTCGCCCTTGGTCTGCTGGCCCGGACACTGCTGGCGCGGGGCATCCCGGCGCTCCAGAGCGGCACGGCGCGGCCCTACGACGGCACGGCGCTGACGGTACGCCTGGGCAAGGGAAAGGATGAGCAACGCTGGACGGTCGCGCCGGACGCCTACCTGTTCCGTACCTTTGGCGGCGAATGCCTGCCGGTCGAGCGGGTCGAAATCATCGGTGGCGAGACCGTGCGCCTGTATGCCGATCAGGATGGGCGGGTGCGCTATCTCGAAGTTTCGCCGGTGCGCAACGGTGCCACCGGCGACCGGACTTCGCCGTTTTCGTGGTGGGAAGTACGGCTTTCCCCGGCTGAACTTCAGGCACAGCTTTCCAAAGCCGGCGTCAATGTGGGCGACATCCGCGAGCTGAAGCCGCTGGCGCGCGGCGATTCGGGGCGGGTGGCGCGTCTCCAGGTCGTCGGCGCAGCCGGGACCAGCACCCTGACCGGACTCAAGATACGTTCGGCGCTTGGCATCCGGGAAAATCTCTTTGTCATCCTGCACGAGCGGGATGCTGCCGGGCGGCTGACAGGCGTCCGGTTCATCGGACGCGGCTGGGGGCATGGCGTCGGGATGTGCCAGGTCGGGGCTTACGGGCTGGCGGTGGAAGGTTACACCCACGAGCAGATTCTGAAGCATTTTTACACGGGGATTGCCCTGACGCGGCTCTATCCCTGAATGTCCACTGAATGGGCGGAGAAGTGACCCAATGGAAACCTGGCTTGGCTGGCCGGTCTGGAAACTGCTCGGTGTGGGCGTGCTCGTCGTCGGTCTGGCGCGGCGGTGGCCGACAGGGCCCGTTGTGCTCAGTGCGGGAGGTCTGACGGCATGGCTGGCCGGGATGCCGCTGGTGGGCCATCAGACGCAGCCGGGCATGCTGGATACCCTGGGCAAAGCCTTTGTGGAAAACCGCGTCATCACGCTCTATCTGCTGACGCTGCCGGCGGTCGGTCTGGCCGAACGCATGGGGCTGCACACGACCATGGGGCGTCTGATGGGACGGCTGACGGGCGTTTCCCTGGCGCGGCTGCTCATCGGTTTTCAGATGGCACGGGTGGCGATGGGGGCGTTGGGGCTGCGCCTGCAGGGGCACGTCACCTTCGGGCGGCCGATTGTCGCGCCGATGGCCACGGCCGTGCTGCCCTCGCCGGCCGGTGAGGGCGCAGCCAAAGCCGCGGTCGCGGCAGCCGAAAACTACGGCAACTTTTTCGGCCAGAACCTGTTTCCGGCCTCGGCCGGCTGTCTGCTCGTGGCCGGGGTGATGAAGGGCGCCGGGTATCCGGTGGATGTCGTCCGTCTGGCACTGTACGCGATTCCCATTGTAGCGGTGTCGCTTGGCGTGGCGGCCGTGCAGTTCGTATGGCTGGAGCGGCAGCTTGGGCAACGACCTGACGAGACGGCTGACCACGCCACTGCGCCGCAGGATACCCGCCATGGCTGAGGGAACATCCGTTCTGGCCCGGCTGGTTGGTCATCCGGCCACTCTGGAAGCGGCTTTTGCGCTCATTGGCGCGCTGCTGTGGGGCTACGCCGTACAGATTGCCTGTGACTGTCGCCGCGCCCGGCGGATGCTGGCGGCAGCCTACTGGTTCACGCTGGGGTTGCTGTTTGGGTTTGGCGCGTGGCTTCCGCACTGGGTGGCCGGGTTGCTCGTCGTCGGGCTGGTGGCCGTCGAGGCGGCGGGTGGCGTGCGTACCCAGGCAACCCCGGCCCAGGCAATACCGGCGCCGTCCGGTGAAATTTCTGCTCCGGGCTGGCGCGCACTGTGGCCGGTACTGACGATTCCCACGGTCACGTTCGTGCTGGCCGGCCTGACGGCGCTGGCCGGCGGCGAAGTCGGGCGGGGCGCGGTGGTCGGGCTGGCGCTGGGGGGCCTCGTTGCCGTCGGCGTGGCGCTTGTCGTTGGACGTTTTTCGTGGCCGACGGCGCTGGCCGCCGGACGGCAGTTGACCGAGGACATCGGTCCGCTGCATCTGTTGCCCCAACTGCTGGCATCCCTTGGATTGCTCTTTACGGCGGCCGGCGTGGGAACGCTGCTGGCCGACGGGGTGCAGCGGATCGTGCCGCCGGGCAGCCTGCCAGGGGCGGCCGTCGCCTATTTTCTCGGCATGACGCTCTTTACGGCGCTGGTTGGCAATTCCTTTGCGGCGTTTTCTGTCATCACAACCGGCATCGGTGTCCCGCTGGTCGTCGCACCGTTTGGGCTGGACCCGGCACTGGTGGCCATACTGGGGCTGACGGCCGGCAGTTGCGGCACGCTCTGCACGCCCATGGCGGCCAACTTCAACCTGCTGCCGGTCGGACTCTACGGCCTGCCGGACAACTACGCCGTCATTCGCTGGCAGTGGCGCGTGGCGGCTGTGCTGTGGCCATCCCATCTCATCGTTCTGGGACTGTTCTGGCTGTGCCGGTAAGGGCGACGGCGGTTGCCAGTTGTCTGAGCCGTTGACGTTGCGTAGCTGCGGCGCGCTCGGCTTCCACAATTGTCGTTGGCTGGAAGCGAACGGATTGACCGGGCCGGCGCTGGACGAAATCCGGCAGATCGGCCGTGATGATGTGCGCCACACGCGGATAGCCGCCGATGGTCTGAGCGTCGGCGAGCAACACCACCGGACGGCCATCGGGTGGGAGCTGGATGCTCCCGCAGGCAACGGCCGAAGATACCAGTTCCACAGGGTACGCCAGACGCAGGCGGACGCCTTCCAGCCGCGTCGCCATGCGGTTGGAGTCCGCGCCAATCGTCATGGCTTCATCAAACAGCGCCGCCTGACTGTCCGGGTCAAGGGCGTGGAATTCCGCGCCGGGCAGGACGCGAAGCGGCCGGGTGTCGTCGGTGACGTACTCCGGCCGGGTCCGGTGCGCCAGCGCCAGTCCCGCCGCCGGTGTTGGAAGACCGGGAGACAGCGGAATCTCATCTCCGGCGCGCAGCGGTCGTCCAAGGAGGCCGTCCAGCCCGGCAAAGGGGTTCATGCTGGCGCTGCCCAGCCAGCGGGGCGTATGCAGGCCGCCAGCGACGGCCAGGTAGGCCCAGCGTCCACGGCGGGGTTGACGAAAGGCAAGCTGCTGTCCAGGCTGGACGGCATAACGCTGCCAGTTGGCGAGTGGTCGTCCGTCAAGGGTCGGGGCAAAGTCCGCGCCGCCAATGGCCATGACCGTCGCCTGCTCAAAACGCAGGCGCGGCCCCGGAAAGTGCATTTCCAGCAGGGCCGCTTCCAATGGGTTTCCCAGCAGGATGTTGAGCAGGGAAGCTGCCAGTCCGTCGAGTGCGCCGCTGCGCCCGATGCCCCAGCGTCGTTGCCCACTCCGCCCGGCATCCTGAACCGTGGTGTACAGCCCGGCTTCCAGAACGCGGATACCCATGGCGAAGTTGGAAGTTGGCGGAAATGCCGTGCCCAATGTGCGTCGTCAACCTGTGCCGCCGGCCCGTCTCAGGTGGCGGCTTCCGGGTGAACGGCCTGCAAAGCGGCCAGCAGCGCGTCGTTTTCTTCCGGCGTGCCGATGTTGAACCGGACGTATTCGCTGAGGAGCGGATACCGGCTGACATCCCGGATGAGCACGCCCCGGGCCAGCAGGGCTTCAAACAGGTGCCTGGGTGGAACGTGGGGCGTATGCAGCAGGTGGAAATTCGCCTGACTCGGCAGCAGCCGGAAACGGTCAAAGGACGCCATCGCCGCGCTGACACGCGCCCGTTCGTGGATGATGCGCTCAACGAGCGGCCGCAGCTCGTCAGCATACATTTCGACGGCCACCTGCGCTGCCGCCAGCGAAAAGAAGTTGACGTTGTAGGGCAGTTTGGCTTTGCCCAGTTCAGTCGCCAGTTCGGGCGCCATCAGCCCGTAGCCAATCCGCAGCCCGGCCATGGCCATGGCCTTGGAAAACGTCCGCAGCACAACCAGCCGGGGAAAATCAGACAGCAGCGGGACGAAGTTCTGCTGACAGAACTCATGGTAGGCCTCGTCCACGACGACGAAGCCATCAAAGTCCGTCAGGAAGGCGCGCAGCGCCGGCTCGTCAACGGTGACGCCGGTCGGATTGTTGGGCGAGCAGAGGATCACGGCCACGGCGCACGTCCGGTGGGCGGCTTCCAGCATGGCCGGGATGTCGTAGCTGAAGTCGGCGCGTGGCGGGACGTTGACCACCGTGCCGCCCAGAACTTCAACCATCAGACGGTAAACGGTGAACGTCGGCTCACTGAGGACGACCGGCGTTCCAGGAGCAACGAGGATCGTCAGCAGCGCCTGGATGATTTCATTGGAGCCATTGCCGACCACGACGCCATCCGCCCGCCAGCCGGCGAACCGGGCCAGTGCGGTTTGCAGTTCGGTGGGAACAAAGTCGGGATACCGCGCCCAGTCCCGCCCGGCAACCCGGCGGAGGGTTTCCGCCACGATGGCCGGGGGGATGCCAAACGGGTTTTCGTTCTGGTTGAGCTTGATGGGCACGCGGTGCGGCGTCAGGGTGTAGGCCTGAAGCCGCCGCACCGAGGGTTTGATGAGGTCGTCGAACGTCCGCATAGGCGTTTCAGCCACCGCAGACCTGCGCCAGCCGGGCGGCAAACGCATCCATGGCCGCGCGCGAGGTGTTTTCCGTGGCGCAAACGAGCAACTCGTGTGTACGCTCCGGGAAATAGCGCGACAACGGCAACCCGGCCAGGATGTCGTCTTCCAGCAGCGTTTCCACGAGTTGCGCGGCCGGCAGGGGCGTTCGGATGACGAATTCGTTGAAGACCGGCGCACGGTAGGTCAGGGTGATGCCGGGGATGGCCGTGAGAACGCCTTTCAGATAAGCGGCCTTCTGAAGGTTGCGCTGGGCCAGTTCCTGCAGACCGCGCCGGCCGACCGTTGCCAGAAAGATGCTGGCGACGAGCGCGCACAGACCTTCGTTGCTGCAAATGTTCGAGGTGGCTTTTTCGCGCCGGATGTGCTGCTCGCGGGTGGCAAGGGTGATGACAAAGCCCCGGCGCCCTTCGGCATCATAGGCCTGACCGATCAGGCGGCCCGGCATCTGGCGGGCGAAGCGTTCGTGGGTGGCGAAAAAGCCCAGGTGCGGCCCCCCAAAGGCCGGTGGCACGCCGAAAGACTGTCCTTCGCCCACGACGATGTCCGCGCCGACCGTGCCGGGCGCGACGAGCAGCCCCAACGACATGGCTTCCGCCACCGTGACAACCGTCAGCGCCTTGTGTTTCTGGGCCGCTGCTGCCAGTGGCGCGGGGTCTTCAATACAGCCGAAAAAGTTGGGCGACTGCACGGCAACACAGGCCGTAGCATCATTGACGAGCGCCTCGACGGGCAGCGTCGTTCCGGCTTCGGAGAGCGGCGCCAGGACGAGTTCGATCCCCGCCCGCCGGGCGTAGGTCTCACACACCGCCCGGTATTCCGGGTGGATGCCTTCCGACAGCACGACCCGGTAGCGGTTCGTCAGGCGCGCCGCCATCAGCAACGCTTCAGCCAGCGCCGTGGCCCCGTCGTACATCGAGGCGTTGGAGACTTCCATCCCGGTCAGTTGGCAGATGAACGTCTGGTACTCGAAGATGGCCTGGAGCGTGCCCTGGTTGATTTCCGGCTGATACGGCGTGTAGCTCGTGTAGAACTCCGACCGCGACACCAGGGTG
This window of the Chloracidobacterium sp. N genome carries:
- the nusA gene encoding transcription termination factor NusA; translation: MSILSEQIQAISRDKNIDPRTIIEALQDAVTAAARRHFKSNENLVAIYSEESHRMELYAAKRVTDVVVSPETEVSLEEALQADETAEIGDVLYEPRQDRFEELGRIAAQTAKQIIVQKVREAERENIYNEYIGRVGEIVHGVVKRFERGNIILDIGRTEALLPRSEQSPAENFSQNDRVRVVITQVTKDAKGPQVHVSRTSPELLKRLFEMEVPEIYDGTVTIKAAAREPGERAKVGVASNDPDVDPVGACVGMKGSRVQAVIRELRGEKIDIIPWSEDPVVFAANALSPAKVSRVQITDFTNQRLEVIVEESQLSLAIGKRGQNVRLASKLVGWNIDIRSDAEMKREVASQFQSLLSRPDVPLTDLTTLNPAYAQYLQKAGIATLEELADANLNDVASILDISFDEAVALIEQARQLLPPPDTDETSASESTSETAEVEAAPEHEAGAEATPEGTADVSLQSAATADAPTSTDTTAAPAAAAPGHPATDAIAPEGEPEPQPGA
- the rimP gene encoding ribosome maturation factor RimP; its protein translation is MDIAETIERLVTQDGFEFVVCEMKGAGRRRLLRVVVDHPNGVTLDQCAALSRRIGEHLDALDAVPTAYTLEVSSPGVERELYRLADYQRFTGHRVRLRTTVARNGRRLFRGRIGAVRTGEGPVIVLCDETGAETPIALSDIAQAQLEVTAEDLFRVAEEKRAARERERGREAADTRP
- a CDS encoding pitrilysin family protein is translated as MNILSGWMKPWHNATPQPRHMTSGTHPDTGLYDKPRVRWQLVLALAFVVAGGLAGNWTVQARPQDTAPRLRPQDFVTEQTVAGVKTLVKRRPGSQTVAVGLFFAGGAGNVAPAQAGIEALTLAAATEASRRFPRTLLRRETARLGCSLSYLVTYDYSALTLATTRQTFEQSWKLFADVVRHPRFEAEDVTLMRERLLASLLDDEDDPDALLQKTQATAVYRQHPYAATPTGTPEALARLGVADVRAHYARLLTTKRMLLVVVGDVAPERLATEATRLFAGLPAGTPPKPLPPLSWTEADVTIVNRSLPTDYVQGVYVAPPLTAPDFPALRLAAAVLRDRIFEEVRVKRNLSYAPTAFLTAQGANLGGIYVSSVSAPQAVEVMLKEIERLKTEPVEPAELRATVAQFLTTTYLAEETNSGQVAALALYELVGGGWRQNFTSLERLQAVTPEQVRAAARKYMGNLRFVIIGDEARTRRLRNHLTAPAPGD
- a CDS encoding glycosyltransferase family 9 protein; this encodes MIPVPFDRPVLFRLRSIGDTVLMTPVLSALKAWRPDLPIAVVTEPLSAPLLEPHPLVDELLVIPRARRGIAGLEMRLGVIRRLRAGNFDMGFNLHGGTTAAWLMRLAGIPRRVGYALPNTRWLLTHVAPAPTEIWQKSTIHCVEQQLGLLKLVGVPVPSPLPRTKLYCAPQARAAVTARLRRAGVSGPYAVVHPAAAFQSKQWAATHFADIVNYLAQRGLQPVIVVGPGEEPVAEAVRRALPAAHRALFFTDLPLSETMALIAGCAFFVGNDSGPAHIAAAFERPLVVIFGSSNETVWSPWTNVPHRVVRHRLPCVPCAGPVCHAFPEPECIRRVTVAEVTSAIDAVFPA
- a CDS encoding SpoIID/LytB domain-containing protein; translation: MAWLALVALLGAYLSGPLSAPGQVTRPRRVGIPAGSAASIAEPEIRIALTTNADFATVTCEGPMACSTGEQTDDVLPITAGKATVQLEVGTRPAPGSGSERYRVEVASFRSREAAAAAVVRLREQVAGPVTTRYDAREQAYVVVVGDCAAPEDAEALMVSVVNAGFRRPVITRDAAPGASLPRLGVTAEGGSSLLRGAQRCTFTALEEERAPLKVSGQSYRGRIEVFLNRRGRLTVVNVVPLEAYLRGVVPNELSPTVFSNLEALKAQAIAARTYALKNRGKYAAEGYDLLPTAASQVYRGQGSEHPLSDRAVLETRGIVATYHGEPIDALYTSTSGGRTESSEYVFGAPQPYLKSVLVAPLPQVRAGRWIVSSQSVEHWQDPEVRLLARDWALLRVLGFTLPERPGAAYFTTPATAREVTLWLNRAARLATAGPGERPTGTVLRLEGFVPALLAALYGAESPARLVTPEDARYWLGTEAERFPPEVRPALAYLVREDILRPTALLNAGRPLTRGVALGLLARTLLARGIPALQSGTARPYDGTALTVRLGKGKDEQRWTVAPDAYLFRTFGGECLPVERVEIIGGETVRLYADQDGRVRYLEVSPVRNGATGDRTSPFSWWEVRLSPAELQAQLSKAGVNVGDIRELKPLARGDSGRVARLQVVGAAGTSTLTGLKIRSALGIRENLFVILHERDAAGRLTGVRFIGRGWGHGVGMCQVGAYGLAVEGYTHEQILKHFYTGIALTRLYP
- a CDS encoding 5-oxoproline transporter, DUF969 family subunit → METWLGWPVWKLLGVGVLVVGLARRWPTGPVVLSAGGLTAWLAGMPLVGHQTQPGMLDTLGKAFVENRVITLYLLTLPAVGLAERMGLHTTMGRLMGRLTGVSLARLLIGFQMARVAMGALGLRLQGHVTFGRPIVAPMATAVLPSPAGEGAAKAAVAAAENYGNFFGQNLFPASAGCLLVAGVMKGAGYPVDVVRLALYAIPIVAVSLGVAAVQFVWLERQLGQRPDETADHATAPQDTRHG
- a CDS encoding 5-oxoproline transporter, DUF979 family subunit, whose product is MAEGTSVLARLVGHPATLEAAFALIGALLWGYAVQIACDCRRARRMLAAAYWFTLGLLFGFGAWLPHWVAGLLVVGLVAVEAAGGVRTQATPAQAIPAPSGEISAPGWRALWPVLTIPTVTFVLAGLTALAGGEVGRGAVVGLALGGLVAVGVALVVGRFSWPTALAAGRQLTEDIGPLHLLPQLLASLGLLFTAAGVGTLLADGVQRIVPPGSLPGAAVAYFLGMTLFTALVGNSFAAFSVITTGIGVPLVVAPFGLDPALVAILGLTAGSCGTLCTPMAANFNLLPVGLYGLPDNYAVIRWQWRVAAVLWPSHLIVLGLFWLCR
- a CDS encoding biotin-dependent carboxyltransferase family protein produces the protein MGIRVLEAGLYTTVQDAGRSGQRRWGIGRSGALDGLAASLLNILLGNPLEAALLEMHFPGPRLRFEQATVMAIGGADFAPTLDGRPLANWQRYAVQPGQQLAFRQPRRGRWAYLAVAGGLHTPRWLGSASMNPFAGLDGLLGRPLRAGDEIPLSPGLPTPAAGLALAHRTRPEYVTDDTRPLRVLPGAEFHALDPDSQAALFDEAMTIGADSNRMATRLEGVRLRLAYPVELVSSAVACGSIQLPPDGRPVVLLADAQTIGGYPRVAHIITADLPDFVQRRPGQSVRFQPTTIVEAERAAATQRQRLRQLATAVALTGTARTVPER